The window gctctcggtgtctcgcgcgctctcggtgtctcgcgcgctctcggtgtctctcgcgctctcggtgtctctcgctcgcgctctcggTCTCTCGCTCCCTTGCTTTCGGTGTCTTTCGctcgctctctcggtgtctctcgcactctcgcgctctcggtgtctctctcactctcgcgctctcggtgtctctctcactctcgcgctctcggtgtctctctcactctcgcgctctcggtgtctctcgcactctcgcgctctcggtgtctctcgcactctcgcgctctcggtgtctctcgcgctgtcggtgtctctcgcgctgtcggtgtctctcgcgctgtcggtgtctctcgcgctgtcggtgtctctcgcgctgtcggtgtctctcgcgctgtcggtgtctctcgcgctgtcggtgtctctcgcgctctcggtgtctctcgcgctctcggtgtctctcgcgctgtcggtgtctctcgcgctctcggtgtctctcgcgctctcggtgtctctcgcgctctcggtgtctctcgcactctcgcgctctcggtgtctctcgcactctcgcgctctcggtgtctctcgcactctcgcgctctcggtgtctctcgcactctcgcgctctcggtgtctctcgcactctcgcgctctcggtgtctctctgtctcacggagtctctcgcgctcgctcgctCTTGGTGTCTCACGCTTGCTCTCTCGGTGTCtttcgctcgctcgctctcggtgtcgctcggtgtctctcgcgctctcggtgtctctcgcgctctcggtgtctctcgcgctctcggtgtctctcgcgctctcggtgtctctcgctctctctctctctctctcggtgtctctcgctctctctcgcgctctcggtgtctcgctcCCTTGCTTTCGGTGTCTTTCTCtggctctctcggtgtctctcactctctttcggtGTCTCTCGCAATCTctttcggtgtctctcgcgctctcggtgtctctcgcgcgcgctcgcggtgtctctctcgcgcgcgcgctcgcggtgtctctctcgcgcgcgctcgcggtgtctctctcgcgcgcgctcgcggtgtctctctcgcgcgcgctcgcggtgtctctctctcgcgcgcgctcgcggtgtctctctcgcgcgcgctcgcggtgtctctctcgcgcgcgcgcgcggtgtctctctcgcgcgcgcgcgcggtgtctctctcgctcgcgctcgcggtgtctctctcgctcgcgctcgcggtgtctctcgcgctcgcgctcgcggtgtctctcgcgctcgcgctcgcggtgtctctcgcgctcgcgctcgcggtgtctctcgcgctcgcggtgtctctcgcgctcgcgctcgcggtgtctctcgcgctcgcgctcgcggtgtctctcgcgctcgcgCTCGCGGTGTCTCGCTCCCTTGCTTtcggtgtctctcgctcgctcttgGTGTCTCTCGCTTGGTCTCTCGGtgtctcttgcgctctctctctctcggtgtctcttgcgctctctctctctctctctctcggtgtctctggcgctctctctctctctcggtgtctcttgcgctctctctctctcggtgtctcttgcgctctctctctctcggtgtctcttgcgctctctctctctctctctctctcggtgtctcttgcgctctctctctctctctctctcggtgtctcttgcgctctctctcggtgtctcttgcgctctctctctctctctctctctctctcggtgtctctcgcgctctctctctcggtgtctctcgcgctctctctctctctctctctctcggtgtctctcgcgctctctctctctctctctctcggtgtctctcgcgctcgctctctctcggtgtctctcgcgctctcggtgtctctctgtctcacagagtgtctcgctcgctcgctctctcggtttctctcgctcgctctctctctctctctgtgtcgctcgctctctctctctctctctctctctgtgtcactcgcTCTCGgtgtcgctcgctctctcgcgctctcagtgtctctcgcgctcttggtgtctctcgcgctcaccctcgcggtctctctctctctctgtctctctcacacacactctctctctctggctctcgcactctctctcttgctctctcttggtgtctctcactctctcggtgtctctcgctctctttctcgatctctcggtgtctcgcgcgctctctctctctctctctctgtgtctctcgcgctctctctcggtgtctctcgcgctctctctcggtgtctctctcgctctcggtgtctctctctcgctcgccctcgcAGTGGCTTTCGCTCGCCCTCGCGGTAGCTCTCGCCCTtgctgtctctccccctctcggtGTTTCTCGCTCTCTTggtgtctctcgcgcgctctctctctctcggtgtctttcgctcgctcgctctcggtgtcgctcggtgtctctcgcgctctcggtatctctcgcgctctcggtatctctcgcgctctcggtatctctcgcgctctcggtgtctctcgcgctctcggtgtctctcgcgctctcggtgtctctcgcgcgctcggtgtctctcgctcgctcgcactctctctcggtgtctctcgctctctctcgcgctctcggtgtctcgctcCCTTGCTTTCGGTGTCTTTCTCtggctctctcggtgtctctcactctctttcggtgtctctcgcgttctcggtgtctctcgcgttctcggtgtctctcgcgctcgcggtgtctctctcgctcgcggtgtctctctcgctcgcggtgtctctctcgcgctcgcggtgtctctctcgcgctcgcggtgtctctctcgctcgcgctcgcggtgtctctctcgctcgcgctcgcggtgtctctcgcgctcgcggtgtctctcgcgctcgcggtgtctctcgcgctcgcgGTGTCGCTCGCGCTCGCGGTGTCGCTCGCGCTCGCGGTGTCGCTCGCGCTCGCGGTGTCGCTCGCGCTCGCGGTGTCgctcgcgctctcggtgtctcgctcCCTTGCTTtcggtgtctctcgctcgctcttgGTGTCTCTCGCTTGGTCTCggtgtctcttgctctctctcggtgtctctcgctctctctctctcggtgtctcttgcgctctctcgctctctctctctcggtgtctcttgcgctctctctctctctctctctcggtgtctcttgcgctctctctctcggtgtctctcgcgctcgctttctctcggtgtctctctgtctcacggagtgtctcgctcgctcgctctcggtgtctcatgcttgcgctctgtctctctctcggagtgtctcgctcgctcgctctcggtgtctcacgcttgctctcggtgtctctcggtgtttctcgctcactctctctcgctctcttggtgtcactctctctcggtgtctcttgcgctctcggtgtctctcgctctctctctcggtgtctctcgctctctctctcggtgtctctcgccctctctcggtgtctctcgcccTCTCTTGGTGTCTCTcggtcgctctcgctctctcggtgtctctcacgctctctctcggtgtgtctctctcgctctcggtgtctctctctctctcgctcgccctcgcAGTGGCTTTCGCTCGCCCTCGCGGTAGCTCTCGCCCTCGCTGTCTCTCCCCCCTCGGTGTTTCTCGCTCTCttggtgtctctcgcgctctctctctcggtgtctctcgcgctcgctcgctctcggtgtctctcgctctcggtgtctctcgtgctctctctcggTGTCGCTCGCTCGCTCTTGGTGTTGCTCGCTCTcccgcgctctcggtgtctctcgctcgctctctctcggtgtctctcgctctttctgtctctctctcgttgtctcttgctcgctctctctctcggtgtctctcgctctttctgtctctctctcggtgtctcttgcTCGCTCTCGGtgtcgctcgctcgctctctctcggtgtcgctcgctcgctctctctcggtgtcgctcgctctctctcggtgtcgctcgctcgctctctctcggtgtcgctcgctcgctctctctcggtgtcgctcgctcgctctctctcggtgtcgctcgctcgctctctctcggtgtcgctcgctcgctctctctcggtgtctctcgctcgctctcgctcgctctctctctctctctctctctgtgtcactcgcTCTCGgtgtcgctcgctctctcgcgctctcggtgtctctcgcgctcgctcgctCTTGGTGTCTCTCGCGCTCACCCTCgcggtctctctgtctctctcacacacactctctctccctggctctcgcactctctctctcgctctctcttggtgtctctcactctctcggtgtctctcgctctctctctcgctctctcggtgtctcgcgcactctctctctctctctcggtgtctctcgctcgctctctctctcggtgtctctcgccctctctcggtgtctctcgccctctcttgctctcgccttctcggtgtctctcgcgctctctctcggtgtctctcgcgctctctctcggtgtctctctcgctctcggtgtctctctctcgctcgccctcgcAGTGGCTTTCGCTCGCCCTCGCGGTAGCTCTCGCCCTcgctgtctctccccctctcggtGTTTCTCGCTCTCTTggtgtctctcgcgcgctctctctctctcggtgtctttCGCTCGCTCACTCTCGGTGTcgctcggtgtctctcgcgctctcggtgtctctcgcgctctcggtgtctctcgcgctctcggtgtctctcgcgctctcggtgtctctcgcgctctcggtgtctctcgcgctctcggtgtctctcgcgctctcggtgtctctcgcgctctcggtgtctctcgcgctctcggtgtctctcgcgcgctcggtgtctctcgcgcgctcggtgtctctcgcgcgctcggtgtctctcgcgcgctcgcactctctctcggtgtctctcgctctctctcgcgctctcggtgtctcgctcCCTTGCTTTCGGTGTCTTTCTCtggctctctcggtgtctctcactctctttcggtGTCTCTCGCAATCTCTTTCGGTGTCTCTCGCgttctcggtgtctctcgcgttctcggtgtctctcgcgctctcggtgtctctcgcgctctcggtgtctctcgcgctctcggtgtctctcgcgcgcgctcgcggtgtctctcgcgctcgcggtgtctctctcgctcgcgctcgcGGTGTCTCTCTCGCTAGCGCTCGCGGTGTCTCGCTCCCTTGCTTtcggtgtctctcgctcgctcttgGTGTCTCTCGCTTGGTCTCTCggtgtctcttgctctctctcggtgtctctcgctctctctctctctcggtgtctcttgcgctctctctctctctcggtgtctcttgcgctctctctctctctctctctcggtgtctcttgcgctctctctctctctctctctcggtgtctcttgcgctctctctctcggtgtctcttgcgctctctctctctctctcggtgtctctcgcgctctctctctctctctctcggtgtctctcgcgctcgctctctctcggtgtctctctgtctcacggagtgtctcgctcgctcgctcgctctcggtgtctcacgcttgcgctctgtctctctctcggagtgtctcgctcgctcgctctcggtgtctcacgcttgctctcggtgtctctcggtgtttctcgctcactctctct of the Hemiscyllium ocellatum isolate sHemOce1 chromosome 16, sHemOce1.pat.X.cur, whole genome shotgun sequence genome contains:
- the LOC132823517 gene encoding putative uncharacterized protein DDB_G0271982, whose translation is ERERERERHRERERERERERHRERERERERKRHRERESRERERHREHL